In Streptomyces pluripotens, the genomic window CGGCCAGGTGGACGGCTGTGAACGCGTGCCGGGCACCGAACCGAAAGCCCCGGTCGCCCAGGGGGAGGTGCCCGCCCGGCTGCTCCAGTCCGTCTTCCGCCGGATCGCCGCCGTGGCCGGGCTGCCCTGCCCCGTGTCCCCCGACGGGGAACGACCGTGGCCCACCGTCCCGTCGGAATGCGGTCGCACCCCCTTGCAGCGTGAGCTGCTCGCGCATGCTGACGGCCGACGCACCGCCCGTGACCTCGCCTTCCGCACGGGTCGCGGGGTCTACACGGTCACGGTCGAGGTGGCCCGCATGCTCAGCGAGGGACTGCTGGACTGCCCCGAGCCCCTCGTCGGCGCCCCGGTCCGGGTGCGACCTCAGGCACAGGCCGTCCTCCGCCGCGAACCGCCCTTGCCCGAGCCTCCGTCGGCCTGCACCGTGCTGCCGCGCCGGGAGCCCGGCGCCAGTGGCATCACCGAAGCCCTCGCCCCACGGAAGAGCGCGGCGAGCTGGAAAGGGTTCCTGCGCTGCGGCACGGAACCGCCCAACGACGCGAGAGAACGGCGCGTTGACCGCCGCAGCGGTCGAATCCGATCAGGAACGATGGAGCTGAATACATGAATCAAGAAGCCCTGGCGCGGGAAATGCGCGGGCTGCGCGAGCAGGTGACCGGAATCACCGACACCGCCGTCGCGGCTGCCGACGGACTGCTCATCGCGGCCGACACCGGGGATTCGATCGACCCGGAGGGCCTCGCGGCCCTGGCGGCCGCCGGGCTGGGCCTTGCCCGCCGCACTGCCGATGCCACCGCACGCGGTGTGCTGCGCCAGACAGTGACCTACGGCAGTCACGGTTGTATCGCCTTCTACGCCATCGGCGAGACCGCACTGATGGTCGTGCTCGGCGACGAGGGCGTGGACGTCGACCGTCTGCACCGGGTGACCCATTCGACCGTCGACCGGATCGGTTCGATCCTCACCGACAAGACCCCCGAGGGAGTGTGAACCAATGGCGACGAAGCGCTTGACGCCGGGCTTCTCCGACCAGGTCATGAGCCTGGTCAAGAGCCTTCGATCGGACGCGCCGGACTGTGTGGCAGCGGGTGTGGTGGACATGTCCACCGGAATGCTGCTGTCGTACGAGACCGTCGACAACCATCCGCCCGAGGTGCTGGACCTGTTGGCCGGCGCGACCCTCGACCTCTTCCAGGGGCGCACGGTCGTCATGATCGAGGACATCTTCAAGGAGCGGCGCGGCATCACCGATGACACTCATTTCTTCCAGGAAATCCTGGTCAACAGTGACAACCTCACCCACCTGTTCATCCGCATGAACGAGCAGCAGGACGTCGTCGCCGTGGTCG contains:
- a CDS encoding roadblock/LC7 domain-containing protein produces the protein MNQEALAREMRGLREQVTGITDTAVAAADGLLIAADTGDSIDPEGLAALAAAGLGLARRTADATARGVLRQTVTYGSHGCIAFYAIGETALMVVLGDEGVDVDRLHRVTHSTVDRIGSILTDKTPEGV